CTTTCTCATTTATGGAATTTATGGCGTGGTTTACGCATAAATATATAATGCATGGCTTTTTGTGGTCGCTACATAGAGATCACCATCATAAAGACCATGATTCCTGGTTTGAAAGAAATGATGCATTTTTCATTTTCTATGCCATTGTGAGTATGTCGTTATTTTATTCCGGGGCAAATGGCTTTTGGTACGGATGGCCACTTGGGTTTGGTATTTTGGCTTACGGCATAGCTTATTTTTTGGTTCATGACATTTTTATCCACCAAAGATTCAAACTCTTTAGAAATGCCAACAATTGGTATGCAAGGGGTGTAAGACGTGCCCATAAAATCCATCACAAGCATTTAGGCAAAGAAGATGGGGAATGCTTTGGGATGTTATTGGTTCCCTTTAAATATTTTAAAAAAGCCAAATAACCTAACCTTTTTAATCCTGGAGTAGTTGCTCCAAAAGCTCATTAACCTTGCTATTGTCCCAATCTGCCACGGCATTTTGATGAACGACCACATATCCGTTTTTATCCAAGATATAGGACCCGGGCGGTTTTAAAATGCTTATCGGACTCTTCTCCCCTATTATTTGATAAGTGACCGGAAAAGTATATCCGTGTTTTTCCATAAACAATTCAACAGGGGCTCTTTCCTCGTTGGTAATGATATAAAATTCAACCCTACCCTTATATCTTTCATATAAGTCCTGAATATCCTTTAGCTGGGCCTGGGAAGGTAGGTGCCATGAAGTCCAGAATGAAATAAAAACTACTTTGCCCTTGGCCTCGTCGAAATTGAAAAATTTCCAATTATCATCCTTTAATTTCCAGTCATAATCAGCAATTTTACCTCTTTTTTCCGGGCTGATGATTGTAGGGGACGTTGCCAGCCATCTATTTAAAAGAATCTTACTGTAGTCTCCCAAAGGTGTCACAAAAAAGGATAATACAAGTGCTATAATTAAAAGGGTAAAAAAGGTCTGTCTTTTCATTTTAAAAATGTGGTACTCAAAACTAAAAAACTCCCGAACATTATCGGGAGTTTTCATTACTTATTTTATACAATGTATTTAAGATGCATTCTGCCTCTTAATAACATTCAGTGCAGAACCTTCCCTAAACCAACCAATTTGTGCAGCATTATAGGTATGGTTTGCCTTAATGGTATCCTTGGAACCATCGGCATGAACCACTTCAATGGTCAAAGGTTTGTCCGGAGCAAAATCTGCAATATCCACAAAATTGAATGTATCGTCCTCTTGAATTAAATCATAATCGTTCTCATTGGCAAATGTCAATCCCAACATTCCTTGTTTTTTCAAGTTTGTCTCATGGATACGCGCAAAGGATTTAACCAAAACCGCTGCCACTCCAAGATGTCTTGGCTGCATGGCTGCATGTTCCCTAGAGGAACCTTCGCCATAGTTATGATCTCCCACAACTATTGACTTTATCCCTTTGGCCTTATACGCTCTTTGTGTATCCGGAACACCTTCATATTCACCGGTCAACTGATTTTTGACCAAATTGGTTTTCTTATTAAATGCATTAACTGCACCAATAAGCGTATTATTCGCAATATTGTCCAAATGACCTCTAAAACGCAACCATGGCCCTGCCATGGAGATATGGTCCGTGGTACATTTACCATAGGCTTTGATCAATAATTTAACCCCTTGCAGTTCCTCATTGGTAATTGGCTCAAAAGGCTCCAATAATTGTAACCTTTCCGAGTCTGGAGCTACGACAACCTTTACATCGGAACCGTCTTCCCTTGGTGCCAAATAACCGGCATCCTCAACTTCGAATCCCTTAGGTGGCAATTCCCATCCAGTAGGTTCATCAAATCTTACTTCTTGGCCTTCCTCATTAATCAACGTATCCGTCATTGGGTTGAAATCCAATCTACCCGCTATTGCAATGGCCGCAGTAATTTCAGGTGATGCAACGAAAGCGTGGGTATTTGGGTTCCCGTCCGCCCGCTTTGCAAAGTTTCTATTGAAAGAGTGTACGATACTATTTTTAGGAGCGTTTTTGGGATCATTGTAACGAGCCCATTGCCCTATACAAGGTCCACAGGCATTCGTAAAAATCTTGGCATCCAATTTCTCGAATATTCCTAGGATACCATCACGTTCTGCGGTATAACGTACCTGCTCTGAACCTGGATTTATACCAAACTCCGCTTTTGTCTTTAGATTCTTATCCAAAGCTTGTTGAGCAATGGACGAAGCCCTGGACAGATCCTCATAGGAAGAGTTGGTACAGGAACCTATTAGTCCCCATTCAACTTGCATTGGCCAATCGTTATCGGTTGCCTTCTTGGTCATTTCCTTACCAACAGGAGTGGAAAGATCCGGAGTGAAGGGACCGTTCAATAATGGATTTAGTTTGGAAAGGTCTATATCGATAACTTGATCAAAATACTGTTCCGGATTGGCATAAACCTCGTCATCAGCCGTTAGGTACTCTTTTACTTGGTTTGCCGCATCGGCAACATCTGCCCTATCCGTAGCCCTTAAATATCTTTCCATGGACTCATCATAACCAAAGGTGGACGTAGTAGCGCCAATTTCCGCACCCATATTACAAATAGTCCCTTTACCTGTACAGGAAAGTGCTTTTGCACCAGGTCCAAAATATTCAACTATGGCTCCTGTACCTCCCTTAACGGTCAAAATTTCCGCTACTTTAAGGATGACATCCTTCGGGGCCGTCCAACCGGAAATCTCACCGGTCAATCTTACTCCAATTAATTTTGGGAATTTAAGTTCCCAAGCCATTCCAGCCATGACATCCACGGCATCCGCACCACCAACGCCAATGGCCACCATTCCGAGTCCACCGGCATTCACCGTATGGGAATCTGTTCCTATCATCATTCCACCTGGGAAAGCATAATTTTCCAATACCACTTGGTGGATGATTCCAGCACCTGGTTTCCAAAAACCTATTCCATATTTATTTGAAACGGATTCCAAAAAATCAAAAACTTCGGCACTGGACGAGTTGGCCGACTTTAAATCTGCCGCTGCCCCGCTCTTGGCCTGAATCAAGTGATCACAATGGACAGTGGTTGGTACCGCAACCTTCGGTTTTCCGGCCTGCATAAATTGTAACAATGCCATTTGGGCCGTTGCATCCTGACAAGCAATACGATCTGGAGCAAAATCAACATAATCCTTACCTCTAACAAAGGCTTTGGACGGACTACCGTCCCATAAGTGAGCGTATAAAATCTTCTCCGAAAGGGTCAGTGGTTTGCCCACTAGGTCGCGAGCCTTATCCACGCGTTCCGCCATATTGGCGTACACCCCTTTAATCATATCAATATCAAATGCCATATTTATCTATTTAATGTTAAAGCAATTCTGTAAAATTAAGAAAATCTAAGGCGCAATTAAAATTTTAAGAAAGGAATAAATCCTTTTTTGCCTTTCATTACCATTTAAACAATCGCTTTGCTGAAAACTTAAATTTTAGGTATCCAAAACCCTATGAATAAGAAGGCTACAATAATTTTGTCACTATATCCTCTTCCGATATACCCTCGGCTTCCGCCTTGTAGTTTTTTATGACCCTATGCTTGAGTATTCCATAGGCCACCTTTTGAACGTCCTCAATATCGGGTGAAAATTTTCCGTTTATGGCGGCGTTCGCCTTAGCGGCCAAAATAAGGTTTTGCGAGGCTCTTGGACCTGCTCCCCAATCCACATATTGTTTTACATAATCCGATGCAGATTCCAAATTTGGCCTAGTCTTATTGACCAGTCTCACGGCGTACTCCACCACATTATCGGGAACCGGGATTCTTCTTACCAACTCTTGGACTTCTAAAATCTGATCGGCATTGAATTGTGGTTCCACATGATATTTGGAAGTGGTCGTGGTATTTTTTACGACCATTATCTCCTCCTCTATACTTGGATACTTTAGTTCTATGGCAAACATAAAACGATCCAATTGGGCTTCGGGCAAGGGATATGTACCTTCTTGTTCTATGGGGTTCTGTGTGGCGAGAACAAAATAGGGCAAGTCTAATTTGTATTGATGTCCCGCTATGGTCACCGCTCTTTCCTGCATGGCCTCTAAAAGTGCGGCCTGGGTCTTTGGTGGGGTTCTATTGATTTCATCGGCTAAAATAATATTGGAAAAAATAGGCCCCTTGATGAACTTAAAATTTCTGTTTTGATCCAGGACCTCGCTCCCCAAAATATCACTGGGCATAAGATCGGGCGTAAACTGTATACGCTTAAAGTCCAATCCCAATGCCTGTGCTATGGTATTGACCATTAAGGTTTTGGCCAGCCCTGGGACCCCAATCAACAAAGAATGCCCCCCTGTGTAAATAGATAGCAATATTTGGTCTATTACTTCTTCCTGACCAACGATTACCTTGGCAATTTCCTTTTTTAAAGAAGCGTGTTTTTTTACCAATAATTTTACGGCAGCAACATCTGACATATTTAATTCTTTACCCAGTTATTAGCAAAATCACAATCCCTGTTGGCATCGCCTACGCTAATATAAGTGTCCTCAATGTGGTCTTCCATCCACTCCTTTATAGCATTATATTGCTTTTCTGTAAGGGCAAGTTGTTGGATTTTGGTGTAGTCCTTAGCAAAATCCGCCACATGTTCGTCAAAACGATTGGTCACCTTAAGAATTTTATATTTTGAAGTTCCGCCCCTTGGATCCGCCTCTAAAATTGGATACGAGATTTCGTCGTCCTTTAAATCCCTTACCTGATTATATAGGGTAGGGTCCATTTTTGTCAACTCAAAACGTGAACTAAAATCTTGTGGATTTCTAAGCAATCCGCCATCAAACTTTGTTTCCTTTTCATCCGAAAAATTAAGTGCCGCTTCGGCAAAGGTAAATTGTCCATCAATAACTTTCTGACGGATACTGTCCAATTCCCGTTTGGCTTCGTCCAATGCATCTTGGGAAATTTCAGGTTGCAGCAAGATATGGCGTACATCGCGCTCTTGACCCCTGATTTTGTCAATATAAAGAATATGAAACCCAACAGGGGTCTCAACAGGATCCGATACTTCTCCCTCTTTTAAACTGAATGCCACATCCTTCCACTCCTTATAAAAACCTGATTCTTTGGTAATAGAAGTGTATAATCCACCTTTTGTCTTTGACCCTGGATCCTGTGAATATAGAATAGCTTTAACACTAAAGCTGGCATCATTATCCTCTATATCCGCCTTAATTTCATTAAGCTTATCTATAACCTTTTGCTTTTCCTCCTTTGAAGGTTCTGGAGCCTTTACAATTTGAGCAATTTCCAGTTCGGCACCAAAGACCGGTCTTTCATTCTCAGGTATCTTATTGTAAAATTGACGAACTTCCTCTGGGGTAATCTCAATTTCAGAAATGATGTCCTGCTGCATTTTTTCGGATAACATTCTAAGTTTATTGATTTTGTATAGTTCCTCCCTAAAACTTTGTTCATCCTCCTTTTTATAGTACTTCAGGACTTTTTCCATAGAACCTATTTGCTGTACCAAGGATTGTAACTGGCGCTCTCCGGTGGCATTCACCTCATCGTCAGAAACCAAAATACTATCCTGAACCGCTTGATGGGCATATAGCCTATCTTCCATCAGTTTGCCTAAAAGACCGCAATGGGTGATGTCCTCCGTGGAAGCCCCTTGACTTTTTAGATCGATCAATGTTTTTTCAATATCGGAATCCAGAATAACATAATCGCCAACTACGGCGGCTATACCATCCAGCTTTACTTTTTTAAAATTTGTGGAATCCTTTTTCATTGGAGATTCCTTCATTGCCGTGTCTTCGGAAGCATCTTCTGAAGTTGTTTCCTGAGCCATCAGACCGACACAAAACATACTTGCCAAAAGGGTTGACGTTAATTTATTCATTGTCATTGTAAACCTCAAATTCTTTTTCTCTAATTGCTTCATCTATGATTTCAGTTTCTAGTTTACGCAGGTAGTCAATTTTTCTGCGACTTAATAAAACTTGCTTAATGGTAGGCGCTATATATGAAAGTGGAGCAATATCATTGACATCCTTTACCTCTTCTATTTTGCCCAAATATACCCCTATTGAATCCTGCAATTCAAAAAATTGTGAATTTTTTAAGTATCTATCCTGATTATCAAAGGTTATGGGGGGTATTTCCTCAAAAATTCTGGAAGAACTCACCCATATGGAATCATTAAAATTCAATTTTTTGAATTGCACCCCTATTGAGTCCAAGTAAACCAGGTCCTCCTCGTTAAAGCTTCTTAAACGTTTTTCAACTTCGTCCTGGTTCAAAAAATTCAGGGGCAACTGCACAAAACGAATACGAACTATTCTTTCCTTTAACCTAAAATTTTCCTGTTGCTGGTCGTAAAATTGCTCCAATTGTGCATCCGTTATCAAGGAGTCCGTGCCTTGGGCGACCAAAGCTTCCTGGTAGGCCCTAGTATACAAATCCGTTCTGTAGGTATTGACCAAAGCATCAAATTCCGCAAGTTTTTCCTCCGGTAGATTAATTTTGGACTTGGAAAGTAATAGTTGTTTGGAAGCCCAATTATTGATATAATTGGTAACAAAGGATGCACTATCTTCTTTAGACATGCTTTCTTTGATAAATGGTGCTACATCCTCCTTATATAAAAAATCCTCGCCCACTCTCGCCAAAGGCTCCTTCTCTACCTTTTTATTAAAATAGGTGTCACATGAAAACAGGGTAGAAAAAATTCCTATCCCCATCAACAATAAACCGATCTTGCGTCCTATCAATAGAGAATTACACATCCTGCAAAAATAGCAAATACATAGTCCCGACCAAACGCTATTGGTTTTCCTTAACAGATTTTAAATCGTTCAATGAAAATAATTAATTTACCATTCACAACTTCCAAACAAAAATTACCAAATCCATTGAAAAACAATGCCCAAACATTAATTTT
This window of the Maribacter cobaltidurans genome carries:
- a CDS encoding sterol desaturase family protein, yielding MKTLLWILIFFGTFSFMEFMAWFTHKYIMHGFLWSLHRDHHHKDHDSWFERNDAFFIFYAIVSMSLFYSGANGFWYGWPLGFGILAYGIAYFLVHDIFIHQRFKLFRNANNWYARGVRRAHKIHHKHLGKEDGECFGMLLVPFKYFKKAK
- a CDS encoding TlpA family protein disulfide reductase; amino-acid sequence: MKTPDNVREFFSFEYHIFKMKRQTFFTLLIIALVLSFFVTPLGDYSKILLNRWLATSPTIISPEKRGKIADYDWKLKDDNWKFFNFDEAKGKVVFISFWTSWHLPSQAQLKDIQDLYERYKGRVEFYIITNEERAPVELFMEKHGYTFPVTYQIIGEKSPISILKPPGSYILDKNGYVVVHQNAVADWDNSKVNELLEQLLQD
- a CDS encoding aconitate hydratase: MAFDIDMIKGVYANMAERVDKARDLVGKPLTLSEKILYAHLWDGSPSKAFVRGKDYVDFAPDRIACQDATAQMALLQFMQAGKPKVAVPTTVHCDHLIQAKSGAAADLKSANSSSAEVFDFLESVSNKYGIGFWKPGAGIIHQVVLENYAFPGGMMIGTDSHTVNAGGLGMVAIGVGGADAVDVMAGMAWELKFPKLIGVRLTGEISGWTAPKDVILKVAEILTVKGGTGAIVEYFGPGAKALSCTGKGTICNMGAEIGATTSTFGYDESMERYLRATDRADVADAANQVKEYLTADDEVYANPEQYFDQVIDIDLSKLNPLLNGPFTPDLSTPVGKEMTKKATDNDWPMQVEWGLIGSCTNSSYEDLSRASSIAQQALDKNLKTKAEFGINPGSEQVRYTAERDGILGIFEKLDAKIFTNACGPCIGQWARYNDPKNAPKNSIVHSFNRNFAKRADGNPNTHAFVASPEITAAIAIAGRLDFNPMTDTLINEEGQEVRFDEPTGWELPPKGFEVEDAGYLAPREDGSDVKVVVAPDSERLQLLEPFEPITNEELQGVKLLIKAYGKCTTDHISMAGPWLRFRGHLDNIANNTLIGAVNAFNKKTNLVKNQLTGEYEGVPDTQRAYKAKGIKSIVVGDHNYGEGSSREHAAMQPRHLGVAAVLVKSFARIHETNLKKQGMLGLTFANENDYDLIQEDDTFNFVDIADFAPDKPLTIEVVHADGSKDTIKANHTYNAAQIGWFREGSALNVIKRQNAS
- a CDS encoding AAA family ATPase, with translation MSDVAAVKLLVKKHASLKKEIAKVIVGQEEVIDQILLSIYTGGHSLLIGVPGLAKTLMVNTIAQALGLDFKRIQFTPDLMPSDILGSEVLDQNRNFKFIKGPIFSNIILADEINRTPPKTQAALLEAMQERAVTIAGHQYKLDLPYFVLATQNPIEQEGTYPLPEAQLDRFMFAIELKYPSIEEEIMVVKNTTTTSKYHVEPQFNADQILEVQELVRRIPVPDNVVEYAVRLVNKTRPNLESASDYVKQYVDWGAGPRASQNLILAAKANAAINGKFSPDIEDVQKVAYGILKHRVIKNYKAEAEGISEEDIVTKLL
- a CDS encoding peptidylprolyl isomerase, yielding MTMNKLTSTLLASMFCVGLMAQETTSEDASEDTAMKESPMKKDSTNFKKVKLDGIAAVVGDYVILDSDIEKTLIDLKSQGASTEDITHCGLLGKLMEDRLYAHQAVQDSILVSDDEVNATGERQLQSLVQQIGSMEKVLKYYKKEDEQSFREELYKINKLRMLSEKMQQDIISEIEITPEEVRQFYNKIPENERPVFGAELEIAQIVKAPEPSKEEKQKVIDKLNEIKADIEDNDASFSVKAILYSQDPGSKTKGGLYTSITKESGFYKEWKDVAFSLKEGEVSDPVETPVGFHILYIDKIRGQERDVRHILLQPEISQDALDEAKRELDSIRQKVIDGQFTFAEAALNFSDEKETKFDGGLLRNPQDFSSRFELTKMDPTLYNQVRDLKDDEISYPILEADPRGGTSKYKILKVTNRFDEHVADFAKDYTKIQQLALTEKQYNAIKEWMEDHIEDTYISVGDANRDCDFANNWVKN
- a CDS encoding peptidyl-prolyl cis-trans isomerase; this encodes MGIGIFSTLFSCDTYFNKKVEKEPLARVGEDFLYKEDVAPFIKESMSKEDSASFVTNYINNWASKQLLLSKSKINLPEEKLAEFDALVNTYRTDLYTRAYQEALVAQGTDSLITDAQLEQFYDQQQENFRLKERIVRIRFVQLPLNFLNQDEVEKRLRSFNEEDLVYLDSIGVQFKKLNFNDSIWVSSSRIFEEIPPITFDNQDRYLKNSQFFELQDSIGVYLGKIEEVKDVNDIAPLSYIAPTIKQVLLSRRKIDYLRKLETEIIDEAIREKEFEVYNDNE